TGCCCTGGCTGGAACCGCATCTGGCACGGCATGCAGGCATGGCTGACGAAGATGTACAGGCAACGTTGCTTGAACTGACAGCACAGAGCCTTAGGGATGCTATAGATCGCTGGGGGCCGGCGGGGGCCGACTGTTATATCTGTGGCGGTGGAGCTTATAACACTCAGTTAATTAGGCGCTTGCAAGCGCTGATGCCAACAAGGAGCGTGACAACGACCAATGCCCTTGGCATAGATCCGCAATGGGTCGAAGCTATCACCTTTGCGTGGTTAACCCGGCAATATCTGGAAGGTTTACCGGGCAATCTACCGCAAGTCACACGCGCCAGAGGCCCCCGAATTCTCGGTGCTTTCTATCCGGCCTAATCAAGGAAGGGTAGAAAGCACACCAGGAGAACAGAATGATCAGTGCTATTAGATAGAAAAAGAAGATCCACAGCCGCAGGTTGTGGATGCGTTAGGATTATTGACGACAAAACGAGACCCTTCCAGGCCTTCCATATAATCGACCGTCGCACCCACCACATATTGATAGCTAAGGGCGTCGACAAGCAGGGTGACACCACCACTCTCTATCGCGGTATCATCTTCGGCAACTTCATCATCAAAAGAAAATCCATACTGGAAGCCAGAACAGCCGCCGCCCGTCACAAAGACACGTAGCTTGAGATCCTGATTCCCCTCTTCCTCAATCAAATCTGTTGCCTTCTCTACCGCTTTAGGGGTCAGGTTGAGAAGGGAAGGAATAAACGTCTGTGCTGTCATCTATAAATCACCGGCTTACACTGCTTGCGAGTCATTATCCAATTAACCTAGAACTTTAGTCAACTATTACAGCCCGGGTCCACCGACTATCGGGCTGAACAATCAACTACACCAGAGGGTCGACCTCGGCCGCTTCGAGTGCATCTTCTTCCACCTTGTTGCGGCTCTCCTTGCCCTCACCAGGGTGGGGCTCTGGAGAATACTCGAGACTTCCGTTTACCTGGGCACCCATGACCATTTCGATCAACTTGTAATAGACATTGCCATTAACTTCAGCTTGAGCGGCTAGCTCCAGATGCTCAGTGGAGTGCACATCACCACTCACCTTACCGTTAATGATGATATGAGGAGATCGAATCTCCCCCTCCACAAAACCGTTATCGGCGACTCTTACAAGCCCTTCCGTAGCAGTAACATTTCCGATCACCTGCCCCTCAATCTGCAACGCTCCTTCAAACTGCAAATCGCCGTTCACTGTGGTGCCATTGGCGATCAATGTGGTGCGATCCCCGTATTTTTCGATATTAATCGCTTTGGGTTTAACTTTCCGGCGCATCTGTTACTGCCTCCTCAAACTGCCATGGAATTTTTTGCTCAACCCGCTTGGGCTTTGGCCCTCTGGATTGAGCAACCACCAACACATAATCAGGTTCAAAACCTTGCGGTATCACCAGCTCTGCAAAACGCTCATCGGGCCCGGGAATGTTCTGAAAATAGCGAAAGCCCAGCTTAATATTCTGTACTGAGACCTGCTCTGACACATCCTTCAGGGACAAGGATTTCTCAATTCCATCCTGGCGCCCAACCAAAGACACCGTGGCCAACCCCGACAACAGTCGATTGTTATCGGAGACCTGGGTCAGCATCAACTTAAGCCGAAATCGATCAATCTGCTCGGTTTTTTGCAGATCGTATTTCTGTATCCTGAGCCCCTTATCTTCTGATTTGGGAGCCATAATATTCTTGTAAAAAGAGAGGTCCTGCTGCAGCTGAAACTTCTCCTCTTCTAACTGCTTGATGGTCAGGCGCACGTTGTCGGTAGACTGCCGGTCGACATCGGCACCGACTCTGAGCGTGGTCACTTCTTGTGTCAAGCCCTCTATTTCTGCTCGTTTTTGAGCTAACTCAACTCTGAGCAAATCACGCTCAACCAGAGCCGTTTGCTGGGACTGCATGCCCAGATATTCTCCCAACAAAAAGCTGCCAACCGAGAACGCGCCAAACAATAGCCAGTAAAAAAACTTTTTCAGCAACCGTTTGCCTGGCTGATCAGGTACGACTATCAGGTGTTCTTGCTTGGTTCCTGTAACACGGATCATTCGCTATCCTCTCCCCCTAAGGCATCAGGGCAACCAGATCAAGGCCGGCCTTTTCTTCAAAACCAAACATGATATTCATATTCTGTACCGCCTGCCCGGCCGCCCCCTTGACCAGGTTATCAATCACGGAAAGCACCACCACCCGTTTCTTTCCTTGCGGACGATAGAGTGCGATTCGACAATAATTCGAGCCCCGAACACTACGAGTCTCCGGCAATGATCCTGAAGGCAAAACATCCACAAATGATTCGTTACGATAGCGTTGTTCAAATAAAGCCTGTAAATCCTCACCCTCAACAGACAATTCAGCGTAGAGCGTGGCGTGAATACCTCTAATCATAGGCGTTAAATGAGGGACAAAGGTTAATTCCGGGGACTGATTGTGACCCGCTAGCATGGAGATTGCCGTTAAACCCTGCTCAATTTCCGGAAGATGCCGGTGGCCGGAGACGCCGTAAGCCTTCAAACTCTCACTCGTCTCACAGAGCAGGGCATCAACCTTGGCCTGACGCCCTGCCCCGCTGACCCCTGACTTGGTATCAGCAATCAAACTGGCAGGATCAACAATACCGGCTTCCAGCAAAGGCAAGAAGCCCAGTTGAACCGCCGTCGGATAACAGCCCGGGTTAGCAACCAGCCGTGCACTAGCAATCCTTTCACGATTAAGCTCTGGCAAGCCATAAACAGCCTCATCAAGCAGTTCAGTGCACGCATGCTCCATACCGTACCACTGCATCCACTGGGCAGGGCTTTTGAGACGAAAATCAGCCGCCAGATCAATCACCTTGACCCCTGCCGCCAACAATTGGGGGACCTGCTGCATAGCGATACCGTTAGGGGTGGCAAAAAAGACCAGATCACATCGACTGAGTACCTCAATCGTGGGCTCAACAAAGCACAGTTCGGTATACCCTCGAAGGTTGGGGTACATGGCCGCAACCGGTGACCCTTGTTCTGCCCGAGAAGTCACTGCCTCCAGAGATACCTGGGGATGGGTCACCAACAGGCGCAGTAATTCCACGCCGGTATACCCAGTCCCCCCTACAACACCCACCTTGATCATTAACACCCCATCCGATCGAATAAAACCATTACATCAACACAAAGATCATAATGATTTAAGTTTTACTAACAAACCCGCATAATAACACGCTCCAGTGCAATAGTTGCATCGTTTAAGAGCCCGCATGCGCCGCCCCTCCCCTCCCCAGATAATGAATCGCTTCCGCTTGAGACTGGCTAATGCGGATGCTGTCCCTCAGCTGGCGCTGCTGGGCATACTGAGCGGCATTATCACCGGCGCCATTATCATCTTATTCCGGCAGCTCCTGACCCTGCTACTTGAGAATAGTCTTCCGGGGGCCTCAGAAGAGAACTTCGAAGGTCTCGCTATTCATTGGCGCTTTCTATTACCAGTCGGGGGCGCGTTATTGCTTGTGATCCTATTTGCTTTCATCGATCCCAAACACCGGAAAGTCGGTGTCAGCCATGTGATTGAACGCATGGGCCTGCA
The DNA window shown above is from Aestuariirhabdus haliotis and carries:
- the erpA gene encoding iron-sulfur cluster insertion protein ErpA translates to MTAQTFIPSLLNLTPKAVEKATDLIEEEGNQDLKLRVFVTGGGCSGFQYGFSFDDEVAEDDTAIESGGVTLLVDALSYQYVVGATVDYMEGLEGSRFVVNNPNASTTCGCGSSFSI
- a CDS encoding bactofilin family protein, translating into MRRKVKPKAINIEKYGDRTTLIANGTTVNGDLQFEGALQIEGQVIGNVTATEGLVRVADNGFVEGEIRSPHIIINGKVSGDVHSTEHLELAAQAEVNGNVYYKLIEMVMGAQVNGSLEYSPEPHPGEGKESRNKVEEDALEAAEVDPLV
- a CDS encoding DUF6776 family protein, with protein sequence MIRVTGTKQEHLIVVPDQPGKRLLKKFFYWLLFGAFSVGSFLLGEYLGMQSQQTALVERDLLRVELAQKRAEIEGLTQEVTTLRVGADVDRQSTDNVRLTIKQLEEEKFQLQQDLSFYKNIMAPKSEDKGLRIQKYDLQKTEQIDRFRLKLMLTQVSDNNRLLSGLATVSLVGRQDGIEKSLSLKDVSEQVSVQNIKLGFRYFQNIPGPDERFAELVIPQGFEPDYVLVVAQSRGPKPKRVEQKIPWQFEEAVTDAPES
- the argC gene encoding N-acetyl-gamma-glutamyl-phosphate reductase, which gives rise to MIKVGVVGGTGYTGVELLRLLVTHPQVSLEAVTSRAEQGSPVAAMYPNLRGYTELCFVEPTIEVLSRCDLVFFATPNGIAMQQVPQLLAAGVKVIDLAADFRLKSPAQWMQWYGMEHACTELLDEAVYGLPELNRERIASARLVANPGCYPTAVQLGFLPLLEAGIVDPASLIADTKSGVSGAGRQAKVDALLCETSESLKAYGVSGHRHLPEIEQGLTAISMLAGHNQSPELTFVPHLTPMIRGIHATLYAELSVEGEDLQALFEQRYRNESFVDVLPSGSLPETRSVRGSNYCRIALYRPQGKKRVVVLSVIDNLVKGAAGQAVQNMNIMFGFEEKAGLDLVALMP